From Sulfurovum zhangzhouensis, one genomic window encodes:
- a CDS encoding tyrosine-type recombinase/integrase: protein MSYRIRTARKTHKNGHISNFYFICKPNIPDFYSSLFIANRSKNSLQYGKRVGYILIKFFNFLQDRGVEYWNATDEDVKAYMLYIINFNTNTGEISGEPSMGYESIIRHKQTIVRFYKFLWQFSDHSVLQINSWEEGKLLEYKTALRLKWNAVESISDATIDLFLTKFKTTDKEYIMEYTDYEIQAIYSNFTNYRNRSIFLLTLHGLRIDEVLSVKMRDYNPTEGTVKPSRSKGTGRGRKRTIAIGDQTASVIENYIHHERNTAELKANKSNDALFVNTRNIEGEVAFTEYAAASFRSALKTAAKKAGIEGNVRTHSGRSNKATKLVKAMVSGDLNLTDETIRHIMGWKTIDSIKPYVDHASAEIAQEFAKEHAKDLNRRLLELQGKLDG, encoded by the coding sequence ATGTCATATCGAATTCGAACAGCTAGAAAAACTCATAAAAATGGCCATATCTCTAATTTCTATTTTATTTGTAAACCAAATATACCAGACTTTTATTCAAGCCTCTTTATCGCTAACCGTTCTAAGAATTCTTTACAATATGGAAAACGTGTTGGATACATTCTTATTAAGTTCTTCAACTTCTTACAAGATAGAGGTGTTGAATATTGGAATGCCACAGATGAGGATGTGAAGGCTTACATGCTTTATATCATCAACTTTAACACAAATACTGGCGAGATTTCCGGGGAACCAAGTATGGGCTACGAAAGTATCATTAGGCATAAACAGACGATTGTTAGATTTTATAAGTTCCTATGGCAGTTTTCTGATCATAGTGTCCTACAGATTAATAGCTGGGAAGAAGGCAAACTGCTAGAGTACAAGACTGCTTTGAGATTGAAATGGAATGCCGTTGAATCAATTTCCGATGCGACCATCGATTTATTTTTGACCAAGTTCAAAACAACTGATAAAGAATACATTATGGAATACACGGATTATGAGATTCAGGCGATTTACTCTAACTTTACCAACTATCGAAATCGTTCGATCTTCTTGCTTACTCTACATGGTCTGAGGATTGATGAAGTCCTTTCTGTTAAAATGAGAGACTACAATCCCACAGAAGGTACGGTGAAACCAAGCCGGTCAAAAGGTACAGGGCGAGGTAGAAAACGAACGATAGCGATTGGTGATCAGACTGCATCAGTGATCGAAAACTACATCCACCATGAACGAAATACTGCCGAATTAAAAGCCAATAAATCGAATGATGCCTTGTTTGTCAATACCCGTAATATCGAAGGTGAAGTGGCATTTACAGAATATGCAGCTGCATCTTTCAGAAGTGCATTGAAAACAGCTGCAAAAAAAGCAGGCATTGAAGGTAATGTAAGAACGCATTCAGGCCGTTCGAACAAAGCCACAAAACTCGTTAAAGCGATGGTAAGCGGAGACTTGAATCTGACTGATGAGACTATCCGGCATATCATGGGGTGGAAGACAATTGATTCTATCAAACCATATGTAGATCACGCTAGTGCTGAGATTGCACAAGAGTTTGCCAAGGAACATGCCAAAGATCTGAATAGACGCTTGTTGGAGCTGCAAGGAAAACTTGATGGTTGA
- a CDS encoding AAA family ATPase, producing the protein MLKRIKLIQGIGSFCQARGSSFELAKVNVVYGENRNGKSTLCDVLHSLESNNPELILNRKAIPDDATRPPKVEFQFETSTGNQVARFENGAWQVAEPDCSKLYVFDHSFIHRNVITGQKQERQNSESVTSFILGEANTVLYKQLAELNESVRSERSNLTSIERQLQQSGIANAQEYANSLLPTESKQDLEALAASQKQREQQIATTIQNADGIRVRRVLTSIARQIDYNQTVEKINATLAANLQNVHQGALATLETHISHHVNNPASFKGWAAQGLGFVKDESCPFCGQGLGENEKGLIATYQQAFNTEFDDFNNRVKQTLDQLRQPFLIQDTRENIGQLHQANKDTISLYFEPEISANPALPSLITSLDQQFQGILSAYDALKSNIQVATDFWLPILNQKYNMPYEAMQIIDFSGLLGTVGAYNQVIYSYWQVCEEINRLLNQFKASIDSQQLRNDMAQMVQSYNLTMGLIKRIDLEPLCHQYREKQQQVSRTQTTYNQRKEQLEQSQSAYLESYFDSVNRLFTELGSNDFEITKEANNRGKMVVYELRVKFKGQPIPVDKVNFVFSESDRRALALCIFLAKIMSLSTDEKSKAILVFDDPVTSFDNERITLILNKLDELQREVKQLIVTTHYKGMASKAVKKFRRIVKSVRLTNTANGTDISVVDNDSMTASDHDVAFDRIKAFVERATNNNIITELRPFFEEEIRSRYKKQLAEFGVSKEDLSVCINTLNDNGILSDTLAARLNSLRDSLNTPMHEIGQDAVENTRSIANQILLVVYNELTA; encoded by the coding sequence ATGCTTAAGAGAATAAAGTTGATTCAGGGAATAGGAAGCTTCTGTCAAGCTCGCGGTAGTTCATTTGAGCTGGCAAAAGTAAATGTTGTTTATGGAGAGAACCGGAACGGGAAAAGTACACTTTGTGATGTTCTTCATTCTCTTGAGTCCAATAACCCAGAGTTAATTTTAAACCGAAAAGCGATACCTGATGATGCGACTAGGCCGCCTAAGGTTGAGTTCCAATTTGAGACAAGCACGGGTAATCAAGTAGCGCGCTTTGAAAATGGAGCTTGGCAGGTTGCGGAGCCTGATTGCTCTAAGCTATACGTGTTTGATCACAGCTTTATACATAGGAATGTCATTACTGGTCAAAAACAAGAACGGCAAAACTCAGAGAGCGTAACGAGCTTCATTCTGGGTGAAGCCAATACCGTTCTATATAAGCAATTGGCTGAACTTAATGAATCAGTACGCAGCGAGCGCAGTAATCTAACTAGTATAGAAAGACAGCTACAGCAGAGTGGGATAGCCAATGCGCAAGAATATGCAAACTCACTCTTACCCACAGAATCCAAGCAAGACTTGGAAGCTCTAGCCGCGTCACAAAAGCAGAGAGAGCAGCAGATTGCCACTACCATACAAAACGCTGATGGGATAAGGGTAAGACGTGTTCTCACTTCTATTGCCAGACAAATCGACTACAACCAAACGGTCGAAAAAATAAATGCAACACTTGCGGCAAATCTTCAAAACGTGCATCAAGGGGCACTTGCTACTCTTGAAACTCATATATCTCACCATGTTAATAATCCAGCATCGTTTAAAGGCTGGGCTGCGCAGGGGCTCGGCTTTGTCAAAGATGAATCTTGTCCATTTTGTGGGCAGGGGCTTGGTGAGAATGAAAAGGGATTAATTGCCACTTACCAGCAGGCATTCAATACGGAGTTTGACGACTTTAATAACAGAGTTAAACAGACACTTGATCAACTACGGCAGCCATTTTTAATTCAAGACACGAGAGAAAATATAGGTCAGCTGCATCAGGCTAATAAGGACACGATATCCCTTTACTTCGAACCTGAAATTTCCGCGAATCCTGCTCTTCCCAGCTTGATCACATCTCTTGATCAGCAATTTCAGGGGATCTTATCAGCCTATGATGCACTGAAAAGTAATATACAGGTGGCTACGGACTTTTGGTTGCCGATTCTAAATCAGAAGTATAACATGCCGTATGAAGCTATGCAGATAATAGACTTTTCTGGTCTTCTTGGAACAGTAGGGGCATACAATCAAGTCATTTACTCTTACTGGCAGGTGTGTGAAGAAATTAATAGGCTGTTAAATCAATTCAAAGCTTCAATTGATTCCCAGCAGCTTCGAAATGATATGGCACAGATGGTGCAGAGCTACAATTTGACTATGGGGCTTATCAAGCGTATTGACTTAGAACCATTGTGCCATCAGTACAGAGAAAAACAACAGCAAGTATCAAGAACGCAAACTACCTATAATCAGAGAAAAGAACAGCTTGAGCAATCACAAAGCGCCTATTTAGAAAGTTACTTTGATTCGGTGAATAGACTGTTTACCGAACTTGGCAGTAATGATTTTGAGATTACTAAGGAGGCGAATAATCGAGGGAAGATGGTGGTTTATGAGCTGCGTGTCAAGTTTAAAGGTCAGCCTATTCCGGTAGATAAGGTGAACTTTGTATTCAGTGAGTCAGATCGAAGGGCTTTGGCGTTGTGTATTTTCTTGGCAAAGATTATGTCTCTGTCGACAGATGAGAAATCAAAAGCAATTTTAGTATTTGATGATCCTGTAACAAGTTTTGATAATGAAAGAATTACCTTGATTCTCAACAAGCTTGATGAATTGCAGCGCGAGGTTAAACAGCTTATCGTAACGACTCACTACAAAGGAATGGCTTCGAAAGCAGTCAAGAAATTTCGGCGGATAGTTAAGTCTGTAAGGCTTACAAATACAGCTAATGGCACCGATATTAGTGTTGTTGATAACGATAGCATGACAGCATCAGACCATGATGTGGCCTTCGATAGAATTAAAGCATTTGTAGAAAGAGCAACTAATAATAATATAATCACTGAATTGCGTCCGTTCTTCGAAGAGGAAATAAGGAGTCGATATAAGAAACAACTAGCTGAGTTTGGGGTTAGTAAGGAAGATTTATCAGTTTGCATCAATACACTAAATGATAATGGCATTTTATCAGATACTCTTGCAGCACGCTTAAATTCCTTAAGAGATTCACTCAACACTCCCATGCATGAAATAGGACAAGATGCTGTTGAAAATACAAGGTCTATAGCTAACCAGATACTTCTTGTTGTGTATAATGAACTAACAGCGTAA
- a CDS encoding tyrosine-type recombinase/integrase, whose protein sequence is MVEYLYHRKKGNYIVIDGERFRSIKSKMSYLKAVSLHPHDWHLFLKYLSEKHLTLLDIGEHVFGEGRSDTLEKAIWTMLEIALEKHSTLVQEYLESHVHKCFRRYWIHRYAFFEYHGFNMKKDGFLRRKLDRGIDSLELNMRNQIEHVLYLGKTNKTLPLRIFSLNKSVAEINYMDQGWTKITLDHQQSFVIHKDITSSMELIDSIKKALLEKRTLKKLASSNNISESTVIMYTLAVYQELFIKVLKKELRRQMLNNEEISLGKALRIHINQESNLLHKLNKIETELYNRLVALASKYQCLQVKIYNVLNKIQTSKILKSYRLGYIQNYKWRSFTIELNDLAKDSISSDLKAWAMHCAERRKATNTVQMTIKFFKYVKATSKRFNITTTGILESDISIWLNTFNKPQTVRSAKGNISSFYKYLSNQATINDKGKAGSLKKIQKMIAKDFSVKGDEPENPTMPLPEEVYLNIRLYLDELEPEIKNAFLIISATGCRPSEIEYIEVDSLIYDKNMECYILKIYANKQAKTYAKKGKKPIRKVPIYDKEVLQAFHDQVSLSEEARVESRSDAIFIRRNHNRVHQIKFHIPSTKELVRDINALIAKYKIKADLDDELWKYAPYQMRSMIATTMVEKGHAPEEIKAFFGWMTIHTPEKAYAYIRERKMEELNTDLFKKHFKLSLDEERLRTYTREEKEQLFVELYVHKRKMEYGECIRHPIMGECGKLQTAESCASCARMITDIPYLNTWIKFRDNQKEILDTMTAALDKEGISKEEYSSWAEYVIQKHRLDSYQSLVDELTDEKERRCQH, encoded by the coding sequence ATGGTTGAGTATCTCTATCATAGAAAAAAAGGTAACTATATAGTAATCGATGGCGAGAGATTTCGCAGTATTAAAAGCAAGATGAGTTATCTCAAGGCCGTTTCGCTCCATCCTCACGACTGGCATTTATTTCTCAAATACTTGTCTGAAAAGCATTTGACATTACTGGATATAGGGGAACATGTTTTTGGAGAGGGACGTAGTGATACTTTGGAAAAAGCAATCTGGACGATGCTAGAGATAGCACTAGAAAAACATTCGACACTCGTTCAGGAATATCTTGAGTCACATGTCCACAAGTGCTTCAGAAGATATTGGATTCATCGGTATGCATTTTTTGAATACCATGGGTTCAATATGAAAAAGGATGGGTTTTTAAGACGTAAGCTCGATCGCGGAATAGACTCTCTTGAGCTTAATATGCGTAACCAGATTGAACATGTATTGTATTTAGGTAAAACCAATAAAACACTTCCATTGAGAATATTCTCCTTGAACAAATCTGTTGCTGAAATAAATTATATGGATCAGGGCTGGACAAAGATAACACTTGACCATCAACAGTCCTTTGTGATACATAAAGACATTACAAGCTCGATGGAGTTAATTGATTCAATCAAGAAGGCACTATTAGAAAAGAGGACTTTAAAGAAACTAGCTAGTAGTAACAATATTTCTGAATCAACGGTAATTATGTACACGCTTGCTGTATACCAAGAGTTATTCATTAAAGTGCTGAAAAAGGAGTTAAGACGGCAGATGCTTAACAATGAGGAGATCTCTCTAGGAAAGGCTTTACGGATTCATATTAATCAGGAATCAAACCTATTGCACAAATTAAATAAGATAGAGACAGAACTTTATAATCGTTTAGTTGCATTGGCATCAAAATATCAGTGTTTACAGGTAAAAATATACAATGTGCTAAATAAGATTCAAACCTCAAAAATACTCAAATCATATCGTCTGGGATATATCCAAAATTACAAGTGGAGGAGTTTTACTATCGAACTAAATGATCTAGCAAAAGACTCCATCAGCAGTGACTTGAAGGCTTGGGCAATGCACTGTGCAGAACGAAGAAAGGCTACTAATACTGTACAAATGACAATTAAGTTTTTCAAGTATGTAAAGGCCACTTCAAAACGCTTTAACATCACTACTACAGGTATTTTGGAAAGTGATATATCCATATGGTTAAACACATTTAACAAGCCTCAAACAGTCCGCTCAGCGAAGGGAAATATCTCTTCGTTTTATAAATATCTATCCAACCAAGCAACGATTAATGATAAGGGTAAGGCAGGATCTCTTAAAAAAATTCAGAAGATGATTGCTAAAGATTTTTCAGTCAAAGGCGATGAGCCGGAGAATCCTACTATGCCATTGCCTGAAGAGGTGTATCTTAATATCCGCTTGTATCTAGATGAGCTTGAACCGGAAATAAAAAATGCTTTCCTCATTATTTCTGCAACTGGATGCCGCCCTTCGGAGATCGAGTATATCGAGGTTGATTCGTTAATATATGACAAGAATATGGAATGCTATATTTTAAAAATTTATGCGAACAAACAAGCTAAGACATATGCAAAAAAAGGAAAAAAACCTATTAGAAAAGTACCTATATATGACAAAGAAGTCCTTCAGGCATTTCATGATCAGGTAAGCTTGAGCGAAGAAGCAAGAGTGGAGTCTAGAAGCGATGCAATATTCATCAGACGTAATCACAACAGGGTCCATCAGATAAAGTTCCACATCCCTAGTACAAAAGAACTCGTACGAGACATCAATGCGCTAATAGCCAAATACAAGATTAAAGCAGACCTTGATGATGAATTGTGGAAATATGCGCCATATCAGATGCGTTCAATGATCGCAACAACAATGGTTGAAAAAGGCCATGCCCCCGAAGAAATAAAAGCATTTTTTGGTTGGATGACGATCCATACTCCTGAGAAAGCTTATGCTTATATCCGAGAACGCAAGATGGAAGAGCTCAATACCGACCTATTTAAAAAACACTTTAAGCTATCACTTGATGAAGAGCGCCTTCGCACCTATACCAGAGAGGAAAAAGAACAGCTATTCGTGGAATTATATGTCCATAAGCGTAAAATGGAATATGGCGAATGCATACGTCATCCCATTATGGGTGAATGCGGAAAACTACAGACTGCCGAGAGTTGCGCTAGCTGTGCCAGAATGATCACGGATATACCATATCTGAACACATGGATCAAGTTTCGCGATAATCAAAAAGAGATACTCGACACAATGACTGCTGCCTTGGATAAAGAAGGTATATCAAAAGAGGAGTATTCATCATGGGCAGAATATGTCATACAAAAACACCGTCTGGATTCATACCAAAGTCTTGTCGATGAACTGACAGACGAAAAGGAGCGAAGATGTCAGCATTAG
- a CDS encoding ATP-binding protein, whose translation MGLTSAHQGYEYQDLLTAYFILKEILSNNLNSSFDIDKKHYPDDRFDDLTIQNSNGIQRKQIKYSNEDTSKELIKDDLSNDSNYKLAIFKLFESWKKLNTSNSEFRLCLAWGEPTEETIRNSLKPSSSKSSFEGYTTKLYHLDLEKVWEVSPQKFNRWDSLKRYVKSEKVDRKEFKLFCDSLVIELDFPKEEKLKLIVSKQIEKLGIGQYPNEGRIDDFIEIFAKKINGYRSREIAGITVKNILDDLRVKTDFGRIEQKFEIDSAKNLIDDTKLEQFYREVITNNKTAVVGDPGSGKSWFLTNFMEYATAQNVNVIRHYCFTGTDDDLRLERIKSDVFFGNLIADIIDHFPHLQKYKDKLFASDLNELNLLLSRIEDSTIIIIDGLDHIDRVLESSIGLAIDQTQIIEFIKQIESTENVSIILGSQSIVEIDELISDHKYIKHEIAKWSESEIETLMKSFSVENIELSEKKLSLLLYDKSNRNPLYLTYLLKMIQEESSLTIEFINALPEYDFNLKTYYDYLTGLISNNLTSETLACLDFRVNRDELKSIIPRSGHFGDDIKTLAPVLNENYSRGGIKLYHDSFRRYVFEKLSEEDLLSIYKEIIDWLVDKGFYQNQKSYRNLLAYYLKVKNYDAIKKYATNDFLAQSIFYGYAENAIKINYQYFLLTAKNTQDWELFIFLSEFNRAFYSTLSSDYYSEQLEHFDLYYEAVGLVHGFEYANQMLYYDGHKNFDDTLIAKGFYISQNNGFTPNWNLLNDYFKKEPVLDNFKYFLTYLIAINKFDAFCKKKFKLLLSSRNYSFFQIFITETYNNLGYEKILEFFDAIPNKQQNRFGNKINSILDDTNCASRLNVKLETKPTLHPLNLDFVDGYIHAEDLEDFIHLVEQYALYDCDSLRDFEGTIPSKNFFFNWLKFTITNYLIEDEINSGKLHSSSKIEKRIVGNYKFLASDTEPYKGTPRAIDFNHQGRYAIQKSIERPLKYILSSKSWKKIIKCLNSLPFNYLANIENIVNEINIKFMLSSIEEIDDVDSDYYSEHLTYALKKSILYSKLKKTDESKSELYHAAILMTAYTFRKDNTLSEIIEPLLTINKLSPKQAIKYGKKLKYLNEAVERHTEDGKTIRWLIIHWFRELLKIDYLLASKYLISQLLDHEYYWKLQYMLIDFIIHNKQIDPIILHFLHRILPTTNKNQYIESFLDNIHTLITIDSKLAKSSLINVLSRDLNDSHETLSIKTTTKLSALKYDLKVRKKIKQKKKDNFTYSREKTLVQRLDEGFPQISQLSIEEIIILLEKNTAQPQIMIPLFYHLQEKFDDNNIKDFVSKILKIKYRFYDDDYNILYKFIDGLDISNDVKVYLLVELFVYSKSGWYEMFIQKEALTKAASINKELTLSYLSQHLSNLFQDGGSGGASTSNLIIAFDDAGIEKDIILAMYKKAFTYITLRIPHKKEKKWKHIKKISIDSMDNNEIAIVVILAKMKNFDMVIQQEIIYMIDYLLDYNSNLLEKPIHWFFQNLQLFPHSTISGILEVFLLHLNKKKEFFKSFEQDFSHTKLLENLYITNITDEILIGIRDVL comes from the coding sequence TTGGGATTAACTAGCGCACATCAGGGGTATGAGTATCAAGATCTTTTAACAGCATATTTTATACTTAAAGAGATTTTGAGCAATAATTTAAACTCCTCATTTGATATTGATAAAAAACATTATCCAGACGATCGATTTGATGATCTGACTATTCAAAACTCCAATGGTATTCAACGAAAACAAATTAAATATAGCAATGAAGATACATCAAAGGAACTCATAAAAGATGATCTATCAAACGATAGTAATTATAAATTAGCTATTTTTAAATTATTTGAAAGTTGGAAGAAACTTAACACAAGTAATAGTGAATTTAGATTATGTCTTGCGTGGGGAGAACCCACTGAGGAAACAATAAGAAACTCACTTAAACCTTCTTCATCAAAAAGTTCTTTTGAAGGTTATACAACAAAACTATATCATCTTGATTTGGAAAAGGTTTGGGAAGTTTCTCCACAAAAGTTTAATCGCTGGGATAGTTTAAAACGTTATGTAAAAAGTGAGAAGGTAGATCGAAAAGAGTTTAAACTTTTTTGTGACTCATTAGTGATTGAACTTGATTTTCCAAAAGAAGAAAAATTAAAATTAATTGTTTCTAAACAGATAGAAAAACTTGGAATTGGTCAATATCCAAATGAAGGTAGAATTGATGATTTTATAGAGATCTTTGCAAAGAAAATAAATGGTTATAGATCTAGAGAAATAGCCGGTATAACTGTAAAAAATATTTTGGACGACCTGCGAGTTAAAACAGATTTTGGAAGAATTGAACAAAAGTTTGAAATTGATTCTGCAAAAAATCTTATTGATGACACAAAGCTAGAACAATTCTATAGAGAAGTTATCACTAATAATAAAACCGCAGTTGTGGGTGATCCAGGGAGTGGTAAGTCTTGGTTTCTGACAAACTTTATGGAATATGCAACAGCACAAAACGTTAACGTTATTCGACACTACTGTTTTACAGGAACAGATGATGATCTTAGACTTGAAAGAATTAAGTCCGATGTCTTTTTTGGTAACTTAATAGCTGATATCATTGATCACTTCCCTCATTTACAAAAATACAAGGATAAATTGTTTGCATCTGATCTTAATGAGCTTAATTTATTATTGTCAAGAATCGAAGATAGTACCATCATAATAATTGATGGGCTTGATCATATAGACAGAGTTTTAGAGTCTTCAATAGGTTTGGCAATAGACCAGACACAAATTATCGAGTTTATTAAACAAATTGAGTCTACTGAAAATGTTTCAATCATATTGGGGTCTCAATCAATTGTTGAAATTGATGAACTCATCTCAGATCACAAATATATCAAACATGAAATAGCAAAATGGTCAGAGTCTGAAATTGAAACCTTGATGAAGTCCTTTAGCGTTGAAAATATTGAATTATCAGAGAAAAAGTTATCTTTATTGCTATATGATAAATCTAATAGAAATCCATTATATTTAACTTATTTGTTAAAAATGATTCAAGAAGAAAGTTCTTTAACAATAGAATTTATTAATGCTCTGCCTGAATATGATTTTAACCTAAAGACGTACTATGATTATTTAACCGGATTAATTAGTAATAATCTCACATCTGAAACACTAGCTTGTTTAGATTTCCGAGTTAATCGAGATGAGTTGAAAAGTATTATTCCAAGATCAGGTCATTTTGGTGATGATATAAAAACCTTAGCTCCGGTTTTAAATGAAAATTACTCTAGAGGTGGTATCAAACTTTATCATGATAGTTTTAGAAGATATGTGTTTGAAAAGCTTTCAGAAGAAGATTTATTGTCTATATACAAAGAAATTATTGATTGGTTAGTTGACAAAGGCTTTTATCAGAATCAAAAATCTTATAGAAACTTGTTGGCATACTATCTTAAGGTCAAAAATTATGATGCGATTAAAAAGTATGCTACCAATGATTTTTTGGCTCAAAGTATCTTTTATGGGTATGCAGAAAATGCAATTAAAATAAATTATCAATATTTTTTACTTACAGCAAAGAATACTCAAGACTGGGAATTATTTATATTTCTTAGTGAGTTCAATAGAGCTTTTTATAGTACACTTTCTTCTGATTACTATAGTGAACAATTAGAACATTTTGATTTATATTATGAGGCAGTTGGACTAGTACATGGTTTTGAGTATGCTAACCAAATGCTTTATTATGATGGTCATAAAAATTTTGACGATACACTCATTGCTAAAGGCTTTTATATCTCCCAAAACAATGGATTTACTCCTAATTGGAATTTATTAAACGATTATTTTAAAAAAGAGCCTGTTTTAGACAACTTTAAATATTTTTTAACATATTTAATTGCTATAAATAAGTTTGATGCGTTTTGTAAAAAAAAGTTTAAACTTTTGTTGTCCTCACGTAACTATTCATTTTTTCAAATATTCATAACAGAAACCTATAATAATCTTGGATATGAAAAGATCCTGGAATTTTTTGATGCTATTCCAAATAAACAACAAAATCGCTTTGGCAACAAAATTAACAGTATATTAGATGATACAAATTGTGCCTCTAGGTTAAATGTTAAGCTTGAAACAAAACCCACCTTGCATCCTTTAAACTTAGATTTTGTAGATGGGTATATCCATGCAGAAGATTTAGAAGATTTTATTCATTTGGTTGAGCAATATGCTCTTTATGATTGTGACAGTTTAAGAGATTTTGAAGGGACAATACCATCGAAAAATTTCTTTTTTAACTGGTTAAAATTTACTATTACAAATTATTTAATTGAAGATGAGATCAACAGTGGAAAATTACACAGTAGTTCAAAGATAGAAAAACGTATTGTAGGAAATTATAAATTTTTAGCATCTGATACAGAGCCATATAAAGGAACTCCTCGAGCAATAGATTTCAATCACCAAGGAAGATATGCTATTCAAAAAAGTATAGAAAGACCATTAAAATATATATTGTCATCTAAGAGCTGGAAAAAAATAATTAAATGTTTAAATTCATTACCTTTTAATTATTTAGCAAACATTGAGAATATAGTAAATGAAATTAATATTAAGTTTATGTTATCTTCCATTGAAGAGATTGATGATGTAGATAGTGATTATTACAGTGAACATTTAACATATGCATTGAAAAAATCAATATTATATTCTAAACTTAAAAAAACGGACGAATCAAAAAGTGAACTTTATCATGCTGCTATTTTGATGACCGCATATACCTTTAGAAAGGATAATACTTTATCGGAAATCATTGAACCACTTTTAACTATAAACAAGCTTTCTCCAAAACAAGCGATTAAGTATGGAAAAAAATTAAAATATTTGAATGAAGCTGTCGAGAGGCATACTGAAGATGGTAAAACTATAAGATGGCTCATTATTCACTGGTTTAGGGAATTATTAAAAATTGATTATTTACTGGCTTCTAAGTATTTGATTTCTCAGCTTTTAGATCATGAATATTACTGGAAACTTCAGTATATGTTGATTGACTTTATTATACATAATAAGCAAATTGATCCTATCATACTGCACTTTTTACATCGTATATTACCGACTACAAACAAAAATCAATATATTGAAAGTTTTCTTGATAATATACATACCTTAATTACCATTGACAGTAAATTAGCAAAATCATCACTTATAAACGTTTTATCAAGAGATCTAAATGATTCACATGAGACATTGTCTATTAAAACAACTACTAAATTATCAGCACTAAAATATGATTTAAAAGTTCGAAAAAAAATTAAGCAAAAGAAAAAAGATAATTTTACTTATTCACGAGAAAAAACATTAGTTCAACGACTAGATGAAGGATTTCCTCAAATTAGTCAATTATCCATAGAAGAAATCATTATATTGTTAGAAAAAAACACAGCACAGCCTCAAATAATGATTCCTTTATTTTATCATTTACAGGAAAAATTTGATGACAATAACATTAAAGACTTCGTATCCAAAATACTAAAAATAAAGTATAGGTTTTACGATGATGATTATAATATTTTGTATAAATTTATTGATGGTTTAGATATTTCAAATGATGTCAAAGTATATTTACTTGTAGAACTATTTGTATATTCAAAAAGTGGTTGGTATGAGATGTTTATCCAAAAGGAGGCATTAACCAAGGCAGCTTCAATCAATAAAGAACTTACACTATCATATTTATCACAACACTTATCAAATCTTTTTCAAGATGGTGGCTCAGGTGGGGCAAGTACTTCAAACCTAATTATAGCTTTTGATGATGCCGGGATTGAAAAAGATATTATTTTGGCTATGTATAAAAAAGCATTTACATATATAACACTTAGAATTCCTCATAAAAAAGAAAAAAAATGGAAGCATATTAAAAAAATTTCTATTGATTCTATGGATAATAATGAGATAGCAATAGTTGTAATATTAGCTAAAATGAAAAACTTTGATATGGTTATACAGCAAGAAATTATTTATATGATAGATTATTTATTAGATTATAATTCGAACTTGCTTGAAAAACCTATACATTGGTTTTTTCAAAACTTACAGCTTTTCCCTCATTCTACAATTTCAGGAATTTTAGAGGTCTTCTTATTGCACCTAAATAAGAAAAAGGAGTTTTTCAAATCATTCGAACAGGATTTCTCACATACTAAGTTATTGGAAAATTTATACATAACTAATATTACAGATGAGATTCTTATAGGTATACGTGATGTATTATAA